In Fluviicola sp., the sequence GAAAGTGCCAGGTTGATCGATTTCCCACCTATCAGGCTCGCTTTTCTTAAATCCGGCCTGCGCTCAAATACGGAAACCTGGTAACCTTTCTTCGCCAGTAAAATAGCTTGTAAACTTCCTACAAGTCCTGCTCCTACTACTGCTATTTTCTTCATAATCTTAATTGAAAATTTATAATTGAAAATTGAAAAGAGAGATTCAAATGCTTTTCAATTGAACCATTCTCCATTTTCAATTATTGTTCTAATATCGCTTCTTCCAAATATCTCCCAAGGAAATAAACGTCCTCAAAGGAATTGTATAACGGAACAGGTGCCACCCGGATCACATTGGGTTCTCTCCAGTCTGCGACCACTCCTTTTTCAGAAATTGCATCGAAGATTTGTTTTCCTTTTCCATGTACCAGGATCGACAACTGAGCTCCTCTGCGTTTCGGTTCTTTCGGGGTGATGATCTCAAAACGGCATTTATCCGCATATTTCTCCGATAGTCCGTCCAGGATGAATTCCAGGTACCCTGTGAGAACTTCGCTTTTCGCTTTGAGCTTGTCCATTCCCACCTCATCGAAAATTTCCAAAGACGCCCAGTGAGCAGCCATTCCCAGCACAGGTGCGTTACTCAACTGCCACCCTTCTGCTCCTTCCATCGGAACAAATCCGGGCTCCATTTGAAAGCGTGTGCCTTTATCGTATCCCCACCATCCCGCAAAACGGGGAAGTGAAGCATTTTTTGCGTGTTTTTCATGAACAAACATCCCGGAAACTCCACCCGGACTTGAGTTCAAATATTTGTACGAGCACCAGGCAGCGAAATCAACTCCCCAATCGTGCAGTTTCACCGGAATATTTCCAGCAGCATGTGCCAGGTCAAACCCCACCATTGCTCCCACTCCTTTTCCTGCTTTGGTAATTGCTTCCATATCCAGCAATTGGCCGGTGTAGTAATTCACTCCGCCAAACATAACCAGGGCCAGGGAATCTCCCAATTCCAGGATTTTCGCCAGGATATCTTCGTCTCTCAACGTATGTTCTCCTTCCCGAGGACTCATTCCTACCAAATCCGTTTCCGGATCCAAACCGTGAAAACGCACCTGCGATTCCAACGCGTATAAATCGCTCGGGAATGCTTTCGCTTCACACAAGATCTTGGTTCTTGTACCTTTAGGCTGATAGAACGAAACCATCAACAGGTGCAGGTTTGTAGTCAGGGAATGAGTTACCACCACTTCTTTCGGCAAAGCACCAACTACTCTGGCAGAAGCATCCGTCAGGAATTCGTGGTACTTATACCAGGGATTTGTTCCCAGGAAATGTCCTTCTACTCCCCATTTTGCCCAATCATCCAATTCCAGGTTTACTTTTTCACGCGTTGTTTTCGGCTGTAAACCCAGCGAGTTCCCGGTGAAATATCTCACAGGATTGCTTGTGAAAGTTGGAAAATGGAAACGGTCTCTATAGGATTTCAATGGATCTGCTGCATCCATCTGAGTTGCAAATTCGGGAGTAAATTCGTATTTCATCTGATAAATCGATTGTTCTGTTGAGAACGGGTAAAAAACTGCGTCAAATATAACCAATCTTCGTGATTTTCCATGACGTGCAGGCATGCGATTAATCGCGCGCCTACACGTTTTTCAATTCGTAATTCGTAATTTTGCACCAAATTAAAATCGACGTCACAATGGCAGCAAATAAACTCAACAGATCAAACTCGGAAGCACTTTATGAAAAAGCGAAAAACTACTTCCCGGGAGGAGTTAATTCACCCGTTAGAGCATTTAAATCTGTTGAAGGTTCTCCTTTGTTCATCAAAAAAGGAGACGGAGCTTACATCTGGGACGAAGATGACAATCAATTCATTGATTTTTGCGGAAGCTGGGGGCCATTGATCCTGGGCCATAATCACCCGAACGTATATGCCGGAATTGTTGCCGCGTTGGGAAATGGAGCAAGTTTCGGAGCACCGACACGCCTGGAAAACGAATTGGCAGAATTGATCCTTTCCAAAAATCCGTTTATTGATAAAATCCGTTTTACGAGTTCCGGAACGGAAGCCGTGATGTCGGCCATCCGTTTGGCAAGAGGATATACCGGACGAAATAAGATTGTCAAATTTGAAGGGTGTTACCACGGCCACAGCGATTCCTTGTTGGTGAAAGCCGGTTCCGGTCTGGTCACTTTCGGAAATACTTCCAGTGCCGGAGTACCCGAGGCTTTTGCTAATGAAACTCTCGTGCTTCCTTTAAATGATTCCGAAGCTTTACAAAGCTGTTTCGAACAGTTCGGAAAAGAGATTGCCTGTGTGATCATCGAACCGATCCCTGCGAATAACGGCTTATTGCTACAGGAGCTAAGCTTTCTGAAAGAATTGCGCGAAACGTGTACGAAACATGGAGCTTTATTGTTCTTCGACGAGGTCATTTCAGGATTCCGCGTAGCATTTTCAGGTGCGGCCGAGTATTATGGAATTGCTCCCGATTTGGTTACCTATGGAAAAATCATCGGTGGTGGTTTGCCTGTGGGAGCTTACGGAGCGAAAAAAGAAATCATGGCAAGCGTTGCTCCCGACGGACCGGTTTACCAGGCAGGAACATTATCCGGAAACCCTGTTGCGATGGCTGCCGGTCTGGCACAATTGACCGAATTGAGTAAACCCGGGTTTTACGAAGACCAGGAGCGCAGAACCAAATTGTTCACGGACCAGATCAATGCACATGCAAAATCAAAAGGATATGCTTTTGAATTAGTAACCATCGGTTCGATTTTCTGGATTTCGTTCGATAATTCCAAACACATCCGTGCAGCAGAAGAGATCAATCCGGATATGACAAACTTCAAGCATTTGCACCGTGCATTATTGGAAGAAGGATTCTACATGGGACCAAGCGGATATGAAGTAGGTTTCATTTCGCAGGCGCATACAGATGAGATTTTGGCAAAAGCGGCGCAATTGTTTACCGCGGCATTGGATCGCATTATGCAATAAAATGCAACATTTTGCTATTTTTGGTTGAAATATCATCAACCAACCTTAACTTATATGAAGGTATCTTTTTTTGTTATTGCCCTTATTTTTAGTCTGAATGCTTTTGCTCAAGCAGATGAACAACCTCAAGGAACGGAGCAAGATGAAAAATTATTAATCGGAGAGCGAGGCCTGAACCGCTTCTTTCTGGATGGATCCTTTGCAGTGGTCGTAAGTAATCAGGTATCCGGAAAAACCAATGAAATAATAGGGGGAGCTACAATCAATTTTAGGATCGGAAACAATTTCTATTTCGGAAAAGGCCTCAAACCTGTTATTTTAAGATTGACCTACTTTCGATCAGGTATCTTGTTCGCTGATCCTTTTGGTTTTTATAATGTTTTTCCTTCCGTCGGCCTTGGAAAACACTTTAACAACAAGGTTAAGAAAGCTAATTCCATTGAACCCATGCTCCATGCG encodes:
- the hemL gene encoding glutamate-1-semialdehyde 2,1-aminomutase, with amino-acid sequence MAANKLNRSNSEALYEKAKNYFPGGVNSPVRAFKSVEGSPLFIKKGDGAYIWDEDDNQFIDFCGSWGPLILGHNHPNVYAGIVAALGNGASFGAPTRLENELAELILSKNPFIDKIRFTSSGTEAVMSAIRLARGYTGRNKIVKFEGCYHGHSDSLLVKAGSGLVTFGNTSSAGVPEAFANETLVLPLNDSEALQSCFEQFGKEIACVIIEPIPANNGLLLQELSFLKELRETCTKHGALLFFDEVISGFRVAFSGAAEYYGIAPDLVTYGKIIGGGLPVGAYGAKKEIMASVAPDGPVYQAGTLSGNPVAMAAGLAQLTELSKPGFYEDQERRTKLFTDQINAHAKSKGYAFELVTIGSIFWISFDNSKHIRAAEEINPDMTNFKHLHRALLEEGFYMGPSGYEVGFISQAHTDEILAKAAQLFTAALDRIMQ
- the kynU gene encoding kynureninase gives rise to the protein MKYEFTPEFATQMDAADPLKSYRDRFHFPTFTSNPVRYFTGNSLGLQPKTTREKVNLELDDWAKWGVEGHFLGTNPWYKYHEFLTDASARVVGALPKEVVVTHSLTTNLHLLMVSFYQPKGTRTKILCEAKAFPSDLYALESQVRFHGLDPETDLVGMSPREGEHTLRDEDILAKILELGDSLALVMFGGVNYYTGQLLDMEAITKAGKGVGAMVGFDLAHAAGNIPVKLHDWGVDFAAWCSYKYLNSSPGGVSGMFVHEKHAKNASLPRFAGWWGYDKGTRFQMEPGFVPMEGAEGWQLSNAPVLGMAAHWASLEIFDEVGMDKLKAKSEVLTGYLEFILDGLSEKYADKCRFEIITPKEPKRRGAQLSILVHGKGKQIFDAISEKGVVADWREPNVIRVAPVPLYNSFEDVYFLGRYLEEAILEQ